Proteins from a genomic interval of Nitrospinota bacterium:
- a CDS encoding type II toxin-antitoxin system HicA family toxin, with translation MKRRDLERALKAMGYTHIGGSKHERWVNKSGSYTAAVPRHKEIEEGLAKGILKQAAHFEEK, from the coding sequence ATGAAACGCCGGGACCTGGAACGGGCGCTCAAGGCCATGGGATACACCCATATCGGCGGATCCAAGCATGAACGCTGGGTGAACAAAAGCGGGTCTTACACGGCGGCGGTCCCCCGGCACAAGGAAATTGAAGAAGGGCTGGCGAAGGGCATTTTGAAGCAGGCCGCGCATTTCGAGGAGAAATAA
- a CDS encoding helix-turn-helix transcriptional regulator, which produces MWVQGHVRKRGKFWLVDFPALDAATQGMSKAEAYDMARDLVETLADIEGFKLSISITAAKGSVFYAGADDAKSFAAFLLRRWRQTHGLTLEEAASRLGSRSLNAYSRYEKGRNEPTISMMEKLVEAISPKGALQVYFGNPA; this is translated from the coding sequence ATGTGGGTGCAGGGGCATGTGCGAAAAAGGGGGAAGTTCTGGCTGGTGGACTTTCCCGCCCTGGACGCCGCCACGCAGGGGATGAGCAAGGCCGAGGCGTATGACATGGCCCGTGACCTTGTGGAAACATTGGCGGACATAGAGGGATTCAAGCTTTCCATATCCATCACCGCGGCAAAAGGCTCCGTGTTCTACGCCGGGGCGGATGACGCGAAGTCTTTCGCCGCGTTTCTTTTAAGGCGCTGGAGGCAGACACACGGCCTGACGCTGGAGGAGGCCGCATCCCGGCTCGGCTCCAGGTCGTTGAACGCCTATTCACGCTACGAGAAAGGACGCAACGAGCCGACAATTTCCATGATGGAAAAACTTGTGGAGGCCATCAGCCCGAAAGGAGCCCTGCAGGTTTATTTCGGGAATCCGGCCTGA
- a CDS encoding NAD(P)/FAD-dependent oxidoreductase, translated as MKYDAIVIGGGLGGLTAGARLAKAGLKVLLLEQNSTVGGCAATFKRKGFLMEAGLHEMDGLGEDDIKLKIFKEIGIWDKMKFVRVPEFYRLVSPHGDFVMPDNAAEAERLLIEKFPSEREGIRKFFRVMMNMTKWMGMMPTQPLKFMLVFPFIFPFMLYHVFRFKNKNVGDFVDSLTKDEWLKLILLANSGYYHDDPYELGMIYFCVAQGSYFTGGGHFIKGGSKELAEAMAEVITGNGGEVLTRHEATRIVVENGKATGVRYRKVSKTHQDAQEEIWATADHVVVNAPLPVVLNELMPGVADRKFTEKIAGMSLPGSAFSVYIGFRRPVKELGNRHYSTFVQGAAINTIRDFAADAKSADFATKSYVFVDYSQLDSALAPDGKGFGAIVAGDNFANWKNLSHEEYSRKKRECAETLIERLDKLVPGAKNGIEYYEAATPVTIKRFTRNPEGVFYGFAQTVGQGMMDRPMAVPGVSNVHVASAWGMPGGGFSGAIFGGYFASARILGK; from the coding sequence ATGAAATACGATGCCATCGTGATCGGCGGCGGGCTGGGGGGGTTGACCGCCGGGGCCAGGCTTGCCAAAGCCGGGCTCAAGGTGCTGCTGCTCGAACAAAACTCCACCGTCGGCGGATGCGCCGCCACGTTCAAACGCAAAGGTTTCCTGATGGAAGCCGGACTGCACGAGATGGACGGGTTGGGCGAGGACGATATCAAACTTAAAATCTTCAAAGAAATCGGGATATGGGACAAGATGAAATTCGTCCGCGTCCCGGAGTTTTACAGGCTGGTCTCCCCCCACGGCGATTTCGTGATGCCGGACAACGCAGCCGAGGCCGAAAGGTTGCTAATCGAAAAGTTCCCGTCGGAACGTGAAGGTATCCGCAAGTTCTTCCGCGTCATGATGAACATGACCAAATGGATGGGGATGATGCCCACCCAACCGTTGAAGTTCATGCTGGTGTTCCCGTTTATCTTCCCGTTCATGCTCTACCACGTGTTCCGCTTTAAAAATAAAAACGTGGGCGATTTTGTGGACAGCCTTACAAAGGACGAATGGCTAAAGCTCATCCTGCTTGCCAACTCCGGGTATTACCACGACGATCCGTATGAACTGGGGATGATTTATTTCTGCGTGGCGCAGGGGAGCTATTTCACCGGCGGCGGCCACTTCATCAAGGGAGGCTCGAAGGAATTGGCCGAAGCGATGGCGGAGGTCATAACAGGCAACGGCGGGGAGGTCCTCACCCGCCACGAGGCCACGCGCATCGTCGTGGAAAATGGAAAGGCCACGGGGGTGCGATACCGCAAAGTATCAAAGACCCACCAGGACGCGCAGGAAGAAATTTGGGCCACGGCGGACCATGTGGTGGTGAACGCCCCGTTGCCTGTGGTGTTAAACGAGCTTATGCCCGGCGTTGCGGACAGGAAGTTTACGGAGAAAATCGCCGGGATGAGCCTGCCCGGCTCGGCTTTCAGCGTTTATATAGGGTTCCGCAGGCCGGTAAAAGAACTTGGGAACAGGCATTACTCCACCTTCGTGCAGGGCGCCGCCATCAACACCATCCGCGATTTTGCCGCCGACGCTAAAAGCGCCGATTTCGCCACGAAAAGTTATGTGTTCGTGGATTACAGCCAGTTGGACAGCGCCCTCGCCCCGGATGGAAAAGGTTTTGGCGCCATCGTGGCGGGGGACAATTTTGCGAACTGGAAAAACCTTTCGCATGAAGAATATTCAAGAAAGAAGCGCGAGTGCGCCGAAACGTTGATCGAAAGGCTGGACAAGCTTGTTCCCGGGGCGAAAAACGGGATTGAGTATTACGAAGCGGCCACGCCCGTGACCATAAAGCGCTTCACCCGCAATCCGGAGGGGGTATTCTACGGTTTCGCCCAGACGGTGGGGCAGGGGATGATGGACCGTCCGATGGCCGTGCCCGGCGTGTCAAAC